From a region of the Acanthochromis polyacanthus isolate Apoly-LR-REF ecotype Palm Island chromosome 3, KAUST_Apoly_ChrSc, whole genome shotgun sequence genome:
- the LOC110953483 gene encoding prostaglandin D2 receptor 2 has protein sequence MAFASNASDGQLYCPLLQMMRDHALNNNTKVNLAVVCIHGLVSCLGILENALIIWVVGFRLKRRTVASVWVLNLAMSDFLATLTLPLFTSYLNSPHSWELGNPLCKAQASIFFLNMFVSAFLLAAISLDRLLLATKPVWSQNHRSVAGAWKVCAVGWLWAAMNTLPYFLFRSVTEKRDGRKLCYHNFALYLSSGATLERDCNVRQGTTAISKLVLAFLLPLVVVVGSYVKIGISLRNRDRRRKQSSCRLNDTLIVSNKDGEAEIPKTTKNVFLKPLNTGPPLTLAELTPTTPSQMYPSQLSQSFTKMVTSVIAAFALCWAPYHIFCMIEIIAHHKEESLKLVEVGLPLATTFAFLNPLLNPILYAFSCPHFCVRIRQSLGAVFDGLVEEGGGLLMAPGRSLRAHMRRKSSKDVSFTTPGSPKSPHFQSADIQPPLPQHFPTEGLKDGRVEYPGQESKSEVEPS, from the coding sequence ATGGCCTTTGCCTCGAATGCCTCGGATGGACAACTTTACTGTCCCCTGCTTCAGATGATGAGGGACCATGCACTCAACAACAACACTAAGGTCAACTTGGCGGTGGTTTGCATCCACGGTCTGGTCTCTTGTCTGGGGATTTTGGAGAACGCCCTCATTATCTGGGTGGTGGGTTTTCGTTTGAAGCGGCGAACCGTGGCCTCTGTCTGGGTGCTCAACCTGGCCATGTCAGACTTCCTGGCCACTCTCACGCTCCCCCTCTTCacctcctacctgaactctccCCACAGCTGGGAGCTCGGCAATCCGCTTTGCAAAGCACAGGCGTCCATCTTTTTCCTGAACATGTTCGTATCAGCCTTCCTGCTTGCAGCCATTTCCCTAGACCGCTTACTTCTGGCGACCAAACCAGTTTGGAGCCAGAATCACCGTTCTGTGGCAGGAGCATGGAAGGTGTGTGCTGTGGGCTGGTTGTGGGCAGCGATGAATACGCTACCCTACTTCCTGTTCCGCTCAGTCACTGAGAAAAGGGATGGGAGGAAGTTATGCTATCATAATTTTGCGCTGTATTTATCCTCTGGGGCCACACTGGAGAGAGATTGCAATGTGAGGCAAGGAACCACTGCCATTTCCAAGCTGGTGTTAGCATTCCTGCTCCCCCTGGTGGTGGTTGTGGGGAGCTATGTCAAAATTGGTATCAGCCTGAGGaacagagacaggaggaggaagcagagTTCCTGCAGGCTAAATGATACACTGATTGTGTCAAACAAAGATGGAGAGGCAGAAATCccgaaaaccacaaaaaatgtctttctcAAGCCTCTAAACACTGGTCCACCTTTAACTCTGGCAGAGTTGACCCCCACCACCCCAAGTCAGATGTATCCAAGTCAGCTGTCCCAGAGTTTTACCAAAATGGTGACATCTGTGATTGCGGCATTTGCACTGTGCTGGGCTCCTTATCATATCTTCTGCATGATCGAAATTATAGCCCATCACAAGGAGGAAAGTCTCAAACTGGTGGAGGTGGGACTGCCCTTAGCTACAACCTTTGCATTCCTAAACCCACTGTTGAACCCCATCCTGTATGCCTTCAGCTGCCCACACTTCTGCGTGAGGATACGACAGAGTCTGGGAGCAGTGTTTGATGGGCTGgtagaggaaggaggaggactGTTGATGGCACCTGGGAGAAGTTTAAGGGCTCATATGAGGCGGAAGAGCAGTAAAGATGTGAGCTTCACAACGCCAGGATCACCAAAGTCTCCCCACTTTCAGTCAGCTGACATCCAACCCCCACTTCCACAACATTTTCCCACTGAAGGCCTTAAAGACGGTCGCGTGGAGTACCCAGGACAAGAGTCAAAGAGTGAGGTGGAGCCAAGTTGA